Proteins from one Methanothrix sp. genomic window:
- a CDS encoding universal stress protein: MMFEKILIPTDFSKHARKVVECAGQIPGVKDVVLLHVISRDPLARVWDPVAEIREAEKRLEGEAAPLQGMNVKVRAVSVLEGEVASAIQKVADEENVSLVAMGARGKSLIESVLLGSVSRNVLRYGNTHLLLMRYRMMEGKPVGIYCARLLHKVLYPTDFSQPAEAALSFLKNISGIGELMLMHVVSRGETQEEIDSAVKYGTDRLNEIATELRKGGLNVSTKVVVGEACEQIRSVANQEDVSLIAMSSQGATAIKKGRIGSTAYGVANTASRPVLILRSSKIAIY; this comes from the coding sequence ATGATGTTTGAGAAGATATTGATCCCCACGGACTTTTCTAAGCACGCGAGAAAGGTCGTAGAGTGCGCTGGTCAGATCCCGGGTGTGAAGGATGTTGTTCTCCTTCATGTCATCAGCAGGGACCCGCTTGCCAGGGTCTGGGACCCTGTTGCAGAGATCAGGGAGGCGGAGAAGAGGCTGGAGGGCGAGGCAGCCCCTCTTCAGGGAATGAACGTCAAGGTGAGGGCGGTCTCCGTCCTGGAGGGAGAGGTTGCGAGCGCGATACAGAAGGTGGCAGATGAGGAGAACGTCTCTCTGGTGGCGATGGGCGCGAGGGGCAAGAGCCTGATCGAGAGCGTGCTTCTGGGCAGCGTCTCCAGAAACGTTCTGCGCTACGGCAACACGCACCTCCTTCTGATGAGATACAGGATGATGGAGGGAAAGCCGGTCGGCATATACTGCGCGAGGCTGCTGCACAAGGTGCTTTATCCGACAGACTTCTCCCAGCCGGCCGAGGCGGCGCTATCGTTCCTGAAGAACATAAGCGGGATCGGCGAGCTGATGCTGATGCATGTGGTCTCCAGGGGCGAGACGCAGGAGGAGATCGATTCCGCTGTGAAATACGGAACGGATCGGCTGAATGAGATCGCGACGGAGCTCAGAAAGGGCGGTCTGAACGTGAGCACAAAGGTCGTGGTCGGCGAGGCCTGCGAGCAGATAAGATCTGTCGCCAATCAGGAGGATGTCTCACTGATCGCGATGAGCTCGCAGGGTGCAACCGCGATCAAGAAGGGCAGGATCGGGAGCACAGCGTACGGAGTGGCAAACACGGCAAGCAGGCCTGTTCTCATCC